AGCGCCTGGTCGAGGGTTTTCTGCGCTTCGTCTTCGCTCAAGTGACGCAGGAAACTGAGGATCAAACCGCTGGTGATGCCCAATTGCTGCTCGCCATCCTTGAGTGCGGCGGCGATGCCGTTGAGCACTACTTCGAACGGGATGCCACGATCGGTGTGGGTTTGCGGGTCAAAGAACGGTTCGGTGTGAATCACGTTCTGCGCCTTGCAGCGCAACAGGTAGGCCCAGGTCAGGTCGTAGAAATCCTGCGAGGTACGCAACACATCGGCGCCCTGGTAATACAGGTCGAGAAACTCTTGCAGGTTGTTGAAGGCGTAAGCCTTGCGCAGGGTTTCGACGTCGCTCCACGGCAGGGCGATCTTGTTGCGTTCGGCCAGGGCGAACAACAGCTCAGGCTCCAGCGAACCTTCCAGGTGCAGGTGCAATTCTGCCTTGGGCAGAGCGTTCAGCCAGTCGTACATTTTTGAAATCTCATCAGGTGCAATGAGGGCATTCTACAGATGCCCGCAGAAACAATGAGCAAAACCTGACCAGCCGGTTCATTACAGGTGCAGGCCCATGTCGAAGCGGGCTGATGTCGATGATCGGGAGTTGGTTCATGCGCAGTCCTTAAGAACGCTTTTGTGTTCGGGCCGGTATTACTTTGGCATCTCGGCCTTCATGCCTTCGACGTAGTAGTTCATCGACGCCAGCTGCGCATTGGTTGCCGTCGCGCCCGCCGGGATTTTCTCCACGCCGGCCTGATCCTTGATCGGCCCGGTGAACGGATGCAACGTACCGCTCTTGATGTCGGCGATGATCTGCTCGGCTTCGGTTTTCACCGCAGGCGGTATTAGGTCGCTGATCGGCAGCTCAACCGTGTCTTCCTTCAAGCCGCCCCAGTAATCCTGGGATTTCCATGTATGGTCGAGCACGCTTTGGGTCGCCTGAATGTAATGCGGCCCCCAGTCGTTGACGATAGACGTCAGCACCGCTTTCGGCCCGAAGTGCGCCATGTCCGATGCATAACCGACGGCGTACACGCCACGTCGTTCGGCCGCCTGGATCGGTGCCGGGCTGTCGGTGTGCTGGAACACCACGTCCACGCCCTGGTCGATCAGCGCGTTGGCGGCGTCAGCTTCCAGGTTCCTCCCTCGATGATCAGTCGCGAACTATCGCTCCTGATGGAGCGATAGTCGAGATACAAGGAGCTGCCGCAGGCTGTGATCTTTTGATGTTCAATTCACCACAGAACCATACCGGTGCGGCCTCACCCATCCACGCCATCCACTGGTGCGGGCGCCTCACAAAACGGTGGGAGCGGTGTTGTGTCAGGAACCGGCGATCAACTGCCGAGCTGCCTGGCTATGATCGGCAATCAACCCTTTCAGATCCAGTCCCTCAACCTGCCCATCGATCACCCGCCACTTTCCGCCGACCATCACCCGGTCCGCCCGATCCGCGCCGCACAGCAGCAGCGCCGACACCGGATCATGGCTGCCGGAGAAGCGCAGTTCATCCAGTTTGAACAGCGCCAGATCCGCCTGCTTGCCCACTGCCAGCTCACCGATATCGCTGCGCCCGAGCAAACTCGCCGAGCCTTTGGTCGCCCAGCCCAGTACCAACTCCGGCGTAATCTTTTGCGCGCCATAACGCAGCCGCTGGAGGTACAGCGCCTGACGGGTTTCGAGGATCATGTTCGACGCATCGTTGGACGCCGAACCGTCCACGCCCAGACCCAGCAACGCACCCGCAGCGGTCAGGTCCAGCGTCGGGCAAATACCGGAGGCCAGGCGCATGTTCGAACTCGGGCAATGGCAAATACCCGTGCCGGCCGCGCCGAGACGGGCGATTTCGTCGGGGTTGAAATGAATGCCGTGGGCCAGCCAGGTACGCGGGCCGAGCCAGCCGACGCTGTCCAGATAATCCACGGTGCGCAGGCCGAAACGTTGAAGGCAGAAATCTTCTTCGTCGAGGGTTTCCGCCAGGTGCGTGTGCAGGCGCACGTCGAGGGTGTTCGCCAGCTCGGCGCTGGCGGACATGATTTGCGGGGTCACCGAGAACGGTGAGCACGGTGCCAGGGCAATCTGGATTTGCGCACCATCGCCGCGCTCGTGGTATGCGGCAATCAAGCGTTGGCTGTCCTCGAGAATCACCTCGCCCTGCTGCACGGTCTGCTGCGGCGGCAGCCCTCCGTCTTTTTCACCGAGGCTCATCGAGCCGCGAGTGAGCATGGTACGCATGCCCAGTTCGCGAACGCTCTCGACCTGCACGTCGATGGCGTTTTCCAGGCCATCCGGAAACAGGTAATGGTGGTCGGCGGCGGTGGTGCAACCGGACAGCAGCAACTCGGCCAACGCGACTTTGGTGGCGAGGGCAAGTTTTTCAGGCGTGAGGCGAGACCAGACCGGATAGAGGGTTTTCAACCACGGGAACAACGGCTGATTAACCACCGGCGCCCAGGCGCGGGTCAGGGTTTGATAGAAGTGGTGATGGGTGTTGATCAGCCCTGGCAGGATCACGTGTTCGCGCGCATCGAAAACGTGGTCACAGGGCGCGGAGGGTTGCTGGCCGGCGCCGAGCACTTCGACGATCAAACCGTCTTGCAGCACCAGACCGCCACGGGCATCGAGCGCGTTGGCCGTGAAAATGGCGAGGGGATTTTTTAACCAGATACGGGTCGCAGGCATGGTGGCCGGCTCCTCTGAAAGTTGGGTTCAGGGTTGCCAGCTCAGTGTTGCCCTGTCTGCTGATCCAGGGTCGCCGCGGGGGCGAGGTGGGGAGTTTCGAACAAAAAAGCTTTGCGGGCAAGCCCTGCCCGATAGACAACGCAAGCCCGCTCACACACTCGATCTGTGGTGTTACCAGGGAATGGTCTCACCCCTGTAGTTCACAAAATGATGCCCGCCCTTTCCGGTATACGCATTCACCTGATCGATTAACCCGCGGGTGCTGGTTTCCACATCAATGTCTGCCCCTTCACCGCCCATATCAGTCTTCACCCAACCCGGATGCAGCGACAGCACGGTGAGTTTCTGTTCGCCGAGTTGCGTGACGAAGCTGTTGGTCATGGAGTTCAGTGCCGCTTTGCTGGCCTTGTACAGCGCCAGCTCCGGCGCGTCGGGCATGGTCACGCTGCCCAGCACCGAACTCATGAACGCCAGCACGCCGCTGTCTTCACGAATCTGCCCGACAAAACGCTGGGCCAGATTGATCGGCGCCACGGCGTTGGTGAAGAACAATTGACCGACCTCGGCCAACGTCGCGCCGCCCGGCGTCTGGACCTCCGGGCCCTTGACCCCGGCATTCACGAACAACAGGTCGAACACCTCGCCCTTGAGCTGTTGGCTAAGGGCGATGACCGCTTGCTGATCGTCCATGTCGAGTTTTTCAATCCGCACCTTGCCTAACGCTTGCAAGGCTTCGGCGCTCTGCGGATTGCGCACGGTGGCGGTGACTTGCCAGCCGTCGGCCAGCAGGGTTTTCACCAGGCCGAGGCCCAAGCCTCGGGAGGCACCGATGATGAGTGCGGTTTTTGCCTTGGACATGAATGGCTTCCTTGATGGATGAGAATCACGGATTCAAAGGATACTGACTTAAAGGACAATGCTGATCGAGTCTTTGCTGCAACTCGTGATGCAGCGCCCCGAGTTCGGTTATGCGGGTTTCGATCAGCTTGAGCTTTTCTTGCAGTAGTTGCGTGACGGCGCTGTCCGGGTCGGGCGACTGCCACAACGCTATTACCGATTTCGCCAAGGGTAAACCCTAGCCGCTGAGCCGTCTTATGCACTGGCCCATGGCGCTAGCTCGCTATTGGCAATTTTCCTGTTCTTTGAATCGGCGTGTGGCGTGGCTCAGGTGTTGCCTGTTCGGCAGCCTTCGCGAGCAGGCCAGTGCAGGCGATCGCTAGTGCCCGGCCTGCCACGGCTGCCCCAACGACACCGGCGCATACAACCGTGTTCGCGCGGCATCCCGGGACAACAGCACCAACACCACAATGGTCGCGACATACGGCAGCATCGCCAGCAGGCTCGACGCAATTGCCAGCCCCAACCCCTGCGCCACCAAATGCAAGATGCTGGCGAGCCTCAAAAACGCATCAGTACCAATAACCTTTGGATAGTCGGTGATCAGCTCGGCGGCTTCACCGACCATCCACTGCGCCAGTTGCCGATCCGAGCACTCGGCCGGCACGCAATGCCCAGCCACCCGACCGCCGCGCAACACCGTAGCGCTGTGGCACAACGCGCGTACTTCGCCAAGCTTGTGGCTGATAAACAGAACGCTGCAGCCCTCGGCGGCCAATCGGCGCAAAGTAAGGGCATGTTCTTTGATCAGGCTCCGGTTGTGCGCACGGGGGATTGATCAAAAAACGAGCAGTAGCCTGCAAGCTATATCGGACAGGGGACTGCGCCAGCCATGAACGGGTTATCCACAGGTTGTTCCACAGTATTTGTGCGCAAGCCGACCGCATGGGCATAAGCACTGAGGCGCTTTCTTCTAAAGGCGATAAACCGTTCTAACTGTTTGTTTTTATGTGGAATAAATGGTGCTGTTGGCGATTTGGACAAAAAATGAGCAAAGTCGGCAAAGCCGCATGACACAAGGGTTACAGCGTAATGTGCTCAGGTTATCCACAGCCGGGTGCACAGCAGATGTGGGCAAGTATCGAATGCAGGGAAAATCGGGGCGCCCCAAAAGATCGTCTGAACGCGGCCCGAGCCTTCGGACGATCTTTTGATCTTCTAACGCTGCAACAAAATCCGCCCACGACTCAAATCTGCGAGCTGCGATTGCAAGGTATCGATCTGCGCTTCACCCACAGCCAACCGCAACTCAACACCATTGGCGGTAAAGGTTTCCTCCACCACCAAACCGCCCAGTTCCGCTACCCGAAGTTTCACCAGCACCAACTCGCCAAACCCACAGGCACAACTGACCGGCACCCGGATGATTAGCTCGATCTTCGGCGCCCCTTGCAGGCATTTTTTGGCACCGCCGCCATAGGCCCGGGCGAGGCCGCCGGTGCCCAGTTGAATGCCGCCATACCAGCGGATCACCAGCACCGCGACCTGATCGCAATCTTGCGCTTCGATCGCCGCCAGAATCGGCCGGCCAGCGGTGCCGCCCGGTTCGCCATCATCGCTGCTGCGACATTGATCGCCGAGTTTCCAGGCCCAGCAATTGTGCGAGGCGTTCAAATCACTGTGCTGTTCGATGAAGGCTTGAGCATCAGATGCGCTAGTGATGGGGCCGGCGAGGGCGATGAAGCGGCTTTTGCGAATCTCTTCGCGGTATTCGCAAAAACCACTGAGGGTGAAAGGCATAAGTGTCTTAGAGAGCAGGCGTCAGGCCGCAGCCTTTGAGAATGATGCGGATCAGGTTGTTGCCGGCGTCTTCCATATCCTGCTTGGTCAGCTTGGTGCGTCCGGTGACACGGCAGATCTGCGTGGCAAAGTCAGCGTAATGCTGGGTGCTGCCCCACAACAGGAGGATCAAGTGCACCGGGTCGATCGGGTCCATTTTGCCGGCATCGATCCACGCCTGAAACACCGCGGCCCGGCCTTGAAACCAGGTGCGATAGTCCTGGTTGAAATGTTCGCTCAGGCATTCGCCGCCGCTGATGACCTCCATGGCGAAGAGCCGCGAAGCCTGTGGCCGGCGCCGGGAGAATTCCATTTTTGCGCGGATGTATCGGGTCAATGCTTCTGCCGGATCATCCTCGACGGTCAGGGTATTGAAAGTGCTGTCCCACAATTCAAGAATGTTACTCAGCACCGCCACGTACAAACCGAGTTTGTTGGTGAAGTAGTAATGCAGATTCGCTTTGGGCAATCCGGCATTCTGCGCGATGGTGTTCATGCTGGTGCCTTTGAACCCGTGACGGGCGAACTCGTCTTCGGCGGCTTTGATGATGGTCTCTTCGTTCTTCTGACGAATGCGGCTGGCGGGTTTGTCGCCGTGGGCTGGGACTTCAAAGATCATAGGCACTTCCGAACAGATAGATGGGTGCAACCAGATGCGTTGATAGCGCACCCGCAGGCCTCAGACAAGTCCTGTTGCGATAAAACCTGCGCACCGGTTCTATTGTTCAACGCGTCGCCGCCAGACTCTCCAGAAAACTCTCCAGCACCAAATGGGGACGACGGCCCTTGCGGGTGACCGATGCCAGACTCAGGTCATAAAAACGCGCCTTGGGTTTCAGCGCACGCAATCGGCCCTGCTGCACCCAGAGGCTGGCGTAATGATCCGGCAGATAACCGATGTAGCGCCCGGTCAGAATCAGAAATGCCATGCCTTCGCGATCCGACGCACTGGCGGTGCAATTGAGTACCTGGTAATGGGCCTGAATCTCGGCGGGCAAACGGAAGGTCGGGGCGATGGCGTCCTGGCTATTGAGGCGTTCATCGTCCAGTTGTTTGTCGTCTACATAGAACAACGGATGGCCGACCGCGCAATACAGCAGCGAGCGTTCGCTGTAGAGCGGCTGATATTCCAGGCCCGATAGCGCACTGGCTTGCGGCACCACGCCAACATGCAAGCGACCGTCAAGCACGCCTTGTTCGACTTCATTGGGCGCGATCATGCGGATCTGGATCTGTACGTCCGGACCACGCTCCTTCAACTGCGCCAAGGCGTGAGTAATGCGCATGTGGGGCAGGGTGACCAGGTTGTCGGTCAGGCCAATGGTCAACTCACCGCGCAAGTGCTGGTGGAGGCCGTTGACCTCGGTGCGGAAACTTTCCAGCGCACTTAATAGTTGCAACGCAGATTGGTAGACCTCGCGGCCTTCTTCGGTCAGGGAAAAACCCGCGCGACCGCGTTGGCACAGACGCAGGCCGAGGCGTTGCTCCAGATCGCTCATCTGCTGGCTGATCGCCGAGCGACCGATCCCCAGCACCGATTCTGCTGCGGAGAAGCCGCCGCATTCCACGACGCTGCGAAAAATCCGCAACAGGCGAATATCAAAGTCACTGACTTGCGCCAGCGGATCGGGGCGACGGCTGCTCATGCTTTGTTTACTCAAAGTTTAGTAGCGGGCTGACTGAAGGTTAGAAAAGTTGAATTTCACCGACTTTATCTCCGTGGCAATTTAGCTACAAGAACGCTTTTCATCTCCACGCCGCTTATTGCCCTGCGAGGTTTTGCCCATGAACGTGCCTGAAAACGCCCCGACTTCCCTGGCTAGCCAGCTCAAGCTCGATGCTCACTGGATGCCCTACACCGCGAACCGCAATTTCCAGCGCGACCCGCGACTGATCGTGGCTGCCGAGGGCAGTTGGCTGACAGACGACAAGGGCCGCAAGGTCTACGATTCGCTCTCGGGGCTGTGGACCTGCGGCGCCGGACACACCCGCAAGGAAATTCAGGAAGCGGTAGCCAAGCAATTGGGCACCCTCGATTACTCGCCGGGCTTCCAGTACGGTCATCCTCTGTCGTTTCAACTGGCGGAGAAAATCACTGACCTGACGCCGGGCAATCTGAATCACGTGTTCTTTACCGACTCGGGTTCCGAGTGTGCTGACACTGCGGTGAAGATGGTCCGCGCGTACTGGCGCCTGAAAGGCCAGGCCACCAAAACCAAGATGATCGGTCGTGCTCGTGGTTATCACGGCGTGAACATCGCCGGCACTAGCCTCGGCGGCGTGAACGGTAACCGCAAACTGTTCGGTCAGGCGATGATGGACGTCGATCATCTGCCGCACACTTTGCTGGCGAGCAATGCGTTTTCCCGTGGGATGCCGGAGCTAGGTGGTATCGCCCTGGCCGATGAATTGCTCAAGCTGATCGAGTTGCACGATGCTTCGAACATCGCCGCCGTATTCGTCGAACCAATGGCCGGTTCCGCTGGTGTATTGGTTCCGCCGCAGGGGTACCTCAAGCGTCTGCGCGAGATCTGCGATCAGCACAATATCCTGTTGGTGTTCGACGAAGTGATCACCGGGTTCGGCCGTACTGGCTCGATGTTCGGCGCCGATAGCTTCGGCGTGACTCCTGACCTGATGTGCATTGCCAAACAAGTCACCAACGGCGCGATCCCGATGGGCGCAGTGATTGCCAGCTCCGAGATCTACCAGACCTTTATGAACCAGGCGACGCCTGAGTACGCGGTGGAGTTCCCGCACGGCTACACCTATTCCGCACACCCGGTGGCTTGTGCTGCGGGCCTTGCGGCACTGGATCTGCTGCAAAAGGAAAACCTGGTGCAGAGCGTGGCGGAAGTGGCACCGCATTTCGAAAATGCGTTGCATGGTTTGAAGGGCTCGAAAAATGTCATCGACATTCGTAACTACGGGTTGGCCGGTGCCATCCAGATTGCACCTCGCGACGGCGATGCCATCGTGCGTCCGTTCGAAGCCGGCATGGCTCTGTGGAAAGCCGGGTTCTACGTGCGCTTCGGCGGCGACACCCTGCAGTTCGGCCCAACCTTCAACAGCAAGCCGCAAGACCTCGATCGTCTGTTCGATGCGGTCGGCGAAGTGCTGAACAAGATCGACTGATTTTTCCCTCTATATAGGCGTCCTTTAACGGGCGCCTGTGGATAACTTTTCAGGAGCCCCGCATGAGCCTTATCCCGCATTTGATCAATGGCGAACTGGTGACCGAAGACGCTCGTACGGCCGACGTGTTCAACCCGTCCACCGGTCAGGCGATCCACAAGCTGCCATTGGCCAGCCGTGAAACCATTCAAAAAGCCATCGATTCGGCCAAAGCGGCGTTCCCGGCCTGGCGTAACACTCCGCCGGCCAAGCGTGCTCAGGTGATGTTCCGCTTCAAACAATTGCTGGAACAGAACGAAGCCCGCATCGCCCAACTGATCAGCGAAGAACATGGCAAAACCCTGGAAGATGCAGCCGGTGAATTGAAGCGCGGGATCGAGAACGTCGAGTTCGCCTGTGCTGCACCGGAAATTCTCAAGGGCGAGTACAGCCGTAACGTCGGGCCGAACATTGATGCCTGGTCGGATTTCCAGCCATTGGGTGTGGTGGCCGGTATTACCCCGTTCAACTTTCCGGCCATGGTGCCGTTGTGGATGTATCCGCTGGCGATCGTCTGCGGCAACTGCTTTATTCTGAAACCGTCCGAGCGTGATCCAAGCTCGACGCTGCTGATTGCTCAGCTACTGTTGGAAGCCGGCCTCCCGAAAGGCGTGCTGAGTGTGGTGCACGGTGACAAGGCTGCGGTGGATGCCTTGATTGAAGCGCTGGAAGTCAAAGCGCTGAGCTTTGTCGGTTCGACACCGATTGCCGAATACATTTACGCCGAAGGGACCAAGCGCGGCAAACGCGTCCAGGCGTTAGGCGGGGCAAAGAACCATGCGGTATTGATGCCGGATGCGGATCTGGATAACGCGGTCAGCGCACTGATGGGCGCGGCGTACGGTTCGTGCGGTGAACGCTGCATGGCAATCTCGGTGGCCGTCTGCGTCGGTGATCAGGTGGCAGATGCGTTGGTGGCCAAACTGGAGCCGCAGATCAAAGCGCTGAAAATCGGTGCGGGTACGAGCTGCGGCCTGGACATGGGGCCGCTGGTTTCCGGTCAGGCTCGCGATAAAGTCAGTGGCTATATAGAAGACGGCGTTTCAGCGGGTGCGACCTTGGTGGTGGATGGTCGTGGTCTGAGCGTGGCCGGTCATGAGGAAGGATTCTTCCTGGGCGGTTGCCTGTTCGATAACGTCACGCCAGAAATGCGCATCTATAAAGAAGAAATCTTTGGGCCGGTGCTGTGCGTCGTCCGGGTCAACAGCCTGGAAGAGGCGATGCAACTGATCAATGATCACGAGTATGGCAACGGCACGTGTATCTTTACTCGTGACGGGGAAGCGGCGCGGCTGTTCTGCGATGAGATCGAAGTAGGCATGGTCGGCGTCAACGTGCCGTTGCCAGTGCCAGTGGCTTATCACAGCTTTGGCGGCTGGAAGCGTTCGCTGTTCGGCGATCTGCATGCTTATGGTCCGGATGGCGTGCGTTTCTATACCCGTCGCAAAGCGATTACCCAGCGCTGGCCGCAGCGGGCGAGTCATGAAGCTTCGCAATTCGCATTCCCTAGCTTGTAAGTAGAAGGGCCGAAGGGCGACCTATTGAGGTCGGTCTTCGTGTTTTCGGGCTTTTTCGGGCTTTTTGGACTTATATGACAGAAATGTGAAAATTGCTGTTGACGGCAGATTCTGAAAGCCTATAATTCGCCCCACTTCCGGCGCAGTCGAAACGGAAAACTCCTTGGTAAACAAAGAGTTACGCAGTTTTCGACAGTGGTTACGCTTCAGTTCATCGAAGCCAGAAGGAGTTGAAAGGGCGGTGTTGTTTGGCTCTTTTGACGGTTCGATCTTCTCGGTCGAAAGCGGAAAAAAAGAGGTGTTGACAGCAGCGAGTAACGCTGTAGAATTCGCCTCCCGCTAACGAGAGATCGAAAGCGCAAGTGGTTGAAGTTGTTAAGGAAAACCTTGAAAACTTCTGAAAATAACCGCTTGACAGCAACAGAGGCTGCTGTAGAATGCGCGCCTCGGTTGAGACGAAAGATCTTAACCAACCGCTCTTTAACAACTGAATCAAGCAATTCGTGTGGGTGCTTGTGGAGTCAGACTGATAGTCAACAAGATTATCAGCATCACAAGTTACTCCGCGAGAAATCAAAGATGTAACCAACGATTGCTGAGCCAAGTTTAGGGTTTCTTAAAAACCCAAAGATGTTTGAACTGAAGAGTTTGATCATGGCTCAGATTGAACGCTGGCGGCAGGCCTAACACATGCAAGTCGAGCGGTAGAGAGGTGCTTGCACCTCTTGAGAGCGGCGGACGGGTGAGTAATGCCTAGGAATCTGCCTGGTAGTGGGGGATAACGCTCGGAAACGGACGCTAATACCGCATACGTCCTACGGGAGAAAGCAGGGGACCTTCGGGCCTTGCGCTATCAGATGAGCCTAGGTCGGATTAGCTAGTTGGTGAGGTAATGGCTCACCAAGGCGACGATCCGTAACTGGTCTGAGAGGATGATCAGTCACACTGGAACTGAGACACGGTCCAGACTCCTACGGGAGGCAGCAGTGGGGAATATTGGACAATGGGCGAAAGCCTGATCCAGCCATGCCGCGTGTGTGAAGAAGGTCTTCGGATTGTAAAGCACTTTAAGTTGGGAGGAAGGGCAGTTACCTAATACGTAATTGTTTTGACGTTACCGACAGAATAAGCACCGGCTAACTCTGTGCCAGCAGCCGCGGTAATACAGAGGGTGCAAGCGTTAATCGGAATTACTGGGCGTAAAGCGCGCGTAGGTGGTTCGTTAAGTTGGATGTGAAATCCCCGGGCTCAACCTGGGAACTGCATTCAAAACTGACGAGCTAGAGTATGGTAGAGGGTGGTGGAATTTCCTGTGTAGCGGTGAAATGCGTAGATATAGGAAGGAACACCAGTGGCGAAGGCGACCACCTGGACTGATACTGACACTGAGGTGCGAAAGCGTGGGGAGCAAACAGGATTAGATACCCTGGTAGTCCACGCCGTAAACGATGTCAACTAGCCGTTGGGAGCCTTGAGCTCTTAGTGGCGCAGCTAACGCATTAAGTTGACCGCCTGGGGAGTACGGCCGCAAGGTTAAAACTCAAATGAATTGACGGGGGCCCGCACAAGCGGTGGAGCATGTGGTTTAATTCGAAGCAACGCGAAGAACCTTACCAGGCCTTGACATCCAATGAACTTTCCAGAGATGGAAGGGTGCCTTCGGGAACATTGAGACAGGTGCTGCATGGCTGTCGTCAGCTCGTGTCGTGAGATGTTGGGTTAAGTCCCGTAACGAGCGCAACCCTTGTCCTTAGTTACCAGCACGTCATGGTGGGCACTCTAAGGAGACTGCCGGTGACAAACCGGAGGAAGGTGGGGATGACGTCAAGTCATCATGGCCCTTACGGCCTGGGCTACACACGTGCTACAATGGTCGGTACAGAGGGTTGCCAAGCCGCGAGGTGGAGCTAATCCCATAAAACCGATCGTAGTCCGGATCGCAGTCTGCAACTCGACTGCGTGAAGTCGGAATCGCTAGTAATCGCGAATCAGAATGTCGCGGTGAATACGTTCCCGGGCCTTGTACACACCGCCCGTCACACCATGGGAGTGGGTTGCACCAGAAGTAGCTAGTCTAACCTTCGGGAGGACGGTTACCACGGTGTGATTCATGACTGGGGTGAAGTCGTAACAAGGTAGCCGTAGGGGAACCTGCGGCTGGATCACCTCCTTAATCGACGACATCAGCTGCTCCATAAGTTCCCACACGAATTGCTTGATTCATTGAAGAAGACGATAAGAAGCAGCCCGAAATTGGGTCTGTAGCTCAGTTGGTTAGAGCGCACCCCTGATAAGGGTGAGGTCGGCAGTTCGAATCTGCCCAGACCCACCAATTTTGTGTGGGAAACGCCTGTAGAAATACGGGGCCATAGCTCAGCTGGGAGAGCGCCTGCCTTGCACGCAGGAGGTCAACGGTTCGATCCCGTTTGGCTCCACCACTACTGCTTCTGTTTGTTGAAAGCTTAGAAATGAGCATTCCACCAAGACGGTGTTGAATGTTGATTTCTAGTCTTTGATTAGATCGTTCTTTAAAAATTTGGGTATGTGATAGAAAGATAGACTGGATGGCACTTTCACTGGTGTTGTTCAGGCTAAGGTAAAATTT
The window above is part of the Pseudomonas sp. B21-048 genome. Proteins encoded here:
- a CDS encoding SDR family oxidoreductase — its product is MSKAKTALIIGASRGLGLGLVKTLLADGWQVTATVRNPQSAEALQALGKVRIEKLDMDDQQAVIALSQQLKGEVFDLLFVNAGVKGPEVQTPGGATLAEVGQLFFTNAVAPINLAQRFVGQIREDSGVLAFMSSVLGSVTMPDAPELALYKASKAALNSMTNSFVTQLGEQKLTVLSLHPGWVKTDMGGEGADIDVETSTRGLIDQVNAYTGKGGHHFVNYRGETIPW
- a CDS encoding aspartate aminotransferase family protein; protein product: MNVPENAPTSLASQLKLDAHWMPYTANRNFQRDPRLIVAAEGSWLTDDKGRKVYDSLSGLWTCGAGHTRKEIQEAVAKQLGTLDYSPGFQYGHPLSFQLAEKITDLTPGNLNHVFFTDSGSECADTAVKMVRAYWRLKGQATKTKMIGRARGYHGVNIAGTSLGGVNGNRKLFGQAMMDVDHLPHTLLASNAFSRGMPELGGIALADELLKLIELHDASNIAAVFVEPMAGSAGVLVPPQGYLKRLREICDQHNILLVFDEVITGFGRTGSMFGADSFGVTPDLMCIAKQVTNGAIPMGAVIASSEIYQTFMNQATPEYAVEFPHGYTYSAHPVACAAGLAALDLLQKENLVQSVAEVAPHFENALHGLKGSKNVIDIRNYGLAGAIQIAPRDGDAIVRPFEAGMALWKAGFYVRFGGDTLQFGPTFNSKPQDLDRLFDAVGEVLNKID
- a CDS encoding LysR family transcriptional regulator, whose translation is MSSRRPDPLAQVSDFDIRLLRIFRSVVECGGFSAAESVLGIGRSAISQQMSDLEQRLGLRLCQRGRAGFSLTEEGREVYQSALQLLSALESFRTEVNGLHQHLRGELTIGLTDNLVTLPHMRITHALAQLKERGPDVQIQIRMIAPNEVEQGVLDGRLHVGVVPQASALSGLEYQPLYSERSLLYCAVGHPLFYVDDKQLDDERLNSQDAIAPTFRLPAEIQAHYQVLNCTASASDREGMAFLILTGRYIGYLPDHYASLWVQQGRLRALKPKARFYDLSLASVTRKGRRPHLVLESFLESLAATR
- a CDS encoding 8-oxoguanine deaminase, yielding MPATRIWLKNPLAIFTANALDARGGLVLQDGLIVEVLGAGQQPSAPCDHVFDAREHVILPGLINTHHHFYQTLTRAWAPVVNQPLFPWLKTLYPVWSRLTPEKLALATKVALAELLLSGCTTAADHHYLFPDGLENAIDVQVESVRELGMRTMLTRGSMSLGEKDGGLPPQQTVQQGEVILEDSQRLIAAYHERGDGAQIQIALAPCSPFSVTPQIMSASAELANTLDVRLHTHLAETLDEEDFCLQRFGLRTVDYLDSVGWLGPRTWLAHGIHFNPDEIARLGAAGTGICHCPSSNMRLASGICPTLDLTAAGALLGLGVDGSASNDASNMILETRQALYLQRLRYGAQKITPELVLGWATKGSASLLGRSDIGELAVGKQADLALFKLDELRFSGSHDPVSALLLCGADRADRVMVGGKWRVIDGQVEGLDLKGLIADHSQAARQLIAGS
- a CDS encoding CoA-acylating methylmalonate-semialdehyde dehydrogenase, whose amino-acid sequence is MSLIPHLINGELVTEDARTADVFNPSTGQAIHKLPLASRETIQKAIDSAKAAFPAWRNTPPAKRAQVMFRFKQLLEQNEARIAQLISEEHGKTLEDAAGELKRGIENVEFACAAPEILKGEYSRNVGPNIDAWSDFQPLGVVAGITPFNFPAMVPLWMYPLAIVCGNCFILKPSERDPSSTLLIAQLLLEAGLPKGVLSVVHGDKAAVDALIEALEVKALSFVGSTPIAEYIYAEGTKRGKRVQALGGAKNHAVLMPDADLDNAVSALMGAAYGSCGERCMAISVAVCVGDQVADALVAKLEPQIKALKIGAGTSCGLDMGPLVSGQARDKVSGYIEDGVSAGATLVVDGRGLSVAGHEEGFFLGGCLFDNVTPEMRIYKEEIFGPVLCVVRVNSLEEAMQLINDHEYGNGTCIFTRDGEAARLFCDEIEVGMVGVNVPLPVPVAYHSFGGWKRSLFGDLHAYGPDGVRFYTRRKAITQRWPQRASHEASQFAFPSL
- a CDS encoding TetR/AcrR family transcriptional regulator, which gives rise to MIFEVPAHGDKPASRIRQKNEETIIKAAEDEFARHGFKGTSMNTIAQNAGLPKANLHYYFTNKLGLYVAVLSNILELWDSTFNTLTVEDDPAEALTRYIRAKMEFSRRRPQASRLFAMEVISGGECLSEHFNQDYRTWFQGRAAVFQAWIDAGKMDPIDPVHLILLLWGSTQHYADFATQICRVTGRTKLTKQDMEDAGNNLIRIILKGCGLTPAL
- a CDS encoding YigZ family protein yields the protein MPFTLSGFCEYREEIRKSRFIALAGPITSASDAQAFIEQHSDLNASHNCWAWKLGDQCRSSDDGEPGGTAGRPILAAIEAQDCDQVAVLVIRWYGGIQLGTGGLARAYGGGAKKCLQGAPKIELIIRVPVSCACGFGELVLVKLRVAELGGLVVEETFTANGVELRLAVGEAQIDTLQSQLADLSRGRILLQR